Proteins from a genomic interval of Zingiber officinale cultivar Zhangliang chromosome 1B, Zo_v1.1, whole genome shotgun sequence:
- the LOC122011625 gene encoding RING-H2 finger protein ATL16-like: MDAPPLLPGSIQPPSLPRPPQSPSTSFSSFPILVITILGMLTTSVILVSYYLFVVRCRLSWLRHSSLLASRRHRNLLHIPPVIHALSTESRGLDTSAIRSIPVVTFSAGEKMASFRECAICLSEFHNEERLKLLPGCSHPFHIDCIDTWLQFNANCPLCRSGVVSSIAGSSTEHIVVLEPLREQQGGSSNAPTEPSSEVGETSSTNPSPRRIKKWRKGQKVGSMGDEFVGDSSRCEQPMRRSFSMDSCNDRQLYLSIQEILRQSRRGTGETSSSADGGGSGRVRRSLFSFGRSSRRSVIPMEEIDV; this comes from the coding sequence ATGGATGCCCCTCCTTTGCTTCCCGGTTCAATCCAACCCCCGTCGCTGCCGAGGCCACCGCAATCCCCGTCGACCTCCTTCTCCAGCTTCCCCATACTCGTCATCACCATTCTCGGCATGCTCACCACCTCCGTCATCCTCGTCAGCTACTACCTCTTCGTCGTCAGGTGCCGCCTCAGCTGGCTCCGCCACTCCAGTCTCTTAGCCTCCCGCCGCCATCGCAACCTCCTGCACATCCCCCCCGTCATCCACGCCCTCTCCACCGAGTCCCGCGGCCTCGACACATCCGCCATTCGCTCCATCCCCGTCGTCACCTTCTCCGCCGGGGAAAAAATGGCGTCTTTCCGCGAGTGCGCCATCTGTTTGAGCGAATTCCACAACGAGGAGAGGCTCAAGCTGCTCCCCGGCTGCTCCCACCCCTTCCACATCGACTGCATAGACACCTGGCTCCAGTTCAACGCCAACTGCCCACTTTGCAGGTCCGGCGTGGTGAGTTCCATCGCCGGCTCTTCGACCGAGCACATCGTTGTCCTCGAGCCCCTCCGGGAGCAGCAAGGCGGAAGCTCTAACGCCCCAACCGAACCGAGCAGCGAAGTAGGGGAGACGTCGTCGACGAATCCTTCGCCGAGAAGGATAAAGAAATGGAGGAAGGGGCAGAAGGTAGGGAGCATGGGGGACGAGTTCGTCGGCGACAGCAGCCGTTGCGAGCAGCCGATGCGGAGGTCATTCTCCATGGACTCGTGCAACGACAGGCAGCTTTATCTTTCCATCCAAGAGATCTTGAGGCAGAGCCGGCGTGGCACTGGAGAAACCAGCAGTAGCGCGGACGGTGGCGGGAGTGGGAGGGTCCGGCGGTCGCTCTTCTCGTTCGGCCGGAGCTCTAGGAGGTCGGTGATTCCGATGGAAGAGATTGACGTGTGA